In Dama dama isolate Ldn47 chromosome 20, ASM3311817v1, whole genome shotgun sequence, a single window of DNA contains:
- the LOC133040089 gene encoding T-cell surface glycoprotein CD1b-2 isoform X1 produces MLLLPLLLLGLILPGDDNEVFQGPASFHLMQISTFANSTWAQNQGSGWLGDLQIHGWESDSGTIIFLKPWSKGNFSNEEMTELEDLFRAYLIGFTREVQDRVNEFQLEYPFVIQVTAGCELHSGEAIESSLRGALGGLDFVRIQNHSCVPASDSGTRGQKFCALMNQYQGISDIIERLLSETCPRYLLGVLDAGKAELQRQVKPEAWLSSGPPPRPGHLRLLCHVSGFYPKPVRVTWMRGEQEEPGTQQEDVIPNADWTWYLRVTLDVAAAEAAGLSCRVKHSSLGDQDIILYWGHPTSVGLILVAIIVPSLILLIILALWFWRRWSYQNIL; encoded by the exons TCCATCTCATGCAGATTTCAACCTTTGCCAACAGCACATGGGCTCAAAATCAAGGCTCAGGCTGGTTGGGTGACTTGCAAATTCATGGCTGGGAGAGTGACTCAGGCACTATAATTTTCCTAAAGCCCTGGTCCAAGGGCAACTTTAGTAATGAGGAGATGACTGAGCTGGAGGACCTCTTCCGAGCCTACCTCATTGGATTCACTCGGGAAGTGCAGGATCGAGTCAATGAATTCCAGCTGGAAT ACCCCTTTGTGATCCAGGTCACAGCAGGCTGTGAGCTACATTCTGGGGAGGCCATAGAAAGCTCTTTGAGAGGAGCTTTAGGGGGATTGGACTTTGTGAGGATCCAAAATCATTCCTGTGTGCCTGCATCAGACAGTGGCACCAGGGGGCAGAAGTTTTGTGCACTCATGAATCAGTATCAAGGCATCTCTGATATCATCGAGAGGCTCCTCTCAGAAACCTGTCCTCGATATCTCCTGGGTGTCCTCGATGCAGGGAAGGCAGAACTGCAGAGGCAAG TGAAGCCGGaggcctggctgtccagtggcccCCCTCCCCGGCCTGGCCACCTGCGGCTGCTCTGCCACGTCTCAGGATTCTACCCAAAACCCGTGCGGGTGACGTGGATGAGGGGCgagcaggaggagcctggcactCAGCAAGAAGACGTCATACCCAACGCAGACTGGACTTGGTATCTCCGGGTAACCCTGGATGTGGCGGCTGCAGAGGCGGCTGGCCTGAGCTGCCGAGTGAAGCACAGCAGCCTGGGAGACCAGGACATCATCCTGTACTGGG GACACCCCACATCTGTTGGCTTGATACTTGTGGCAATAATAGTACCCTCCTTGATCCTTTTGATAATCCTTGCACTATGGTTTTGGAGACGCTG GTCATATCAGAATATCTTGTGA
- the LOC133040089 gene encoding T-cell surface glycoprotein CD1b-2 isoform X2: MLLLPLLLLGLILPVFQGPASFHLMQISTFANSTWAQNQGSGWLGDLQIHGWESDSGTIIFLKPWSKGNFSNEEMTELEDLFRAYLIGFTREVQDRVNEFQLEYPFVIQVTAGCELHSGEAIESSLRGALGGLDFVRIQNHSCVPASDSGTRGQKFCALMNQYQGISDIIERLLSETCPRYLLGVLDAGKAELQRQVKPEAWLSSGPPPRPGHLRLLCHVSGFYPKPVRVTWMRGEQEEPGTQQEDVIPNADWTWYLRVTLDVAAAEAAGLSCRVKHSSLGDQDIILYWGHPTSVGLILVAIIVPSLILLIILALWFWRRWSYQNIL; this comes from the exons TCCATCTCATGCAGATTTCAACCTTTGCCAACAGCACATGGGCTCAAAATCAAGGCTCAGGCTGGTTGGGTGACTTGCAAATTCATGGCTGGGAGAGTGACTCAGGCACTATAATTTTCCTAAAGCCCTGGTCCAAGGGCAACTTTAGTAATGAGGAGATGACTGAGCTGGAGGACCTCTTCCGAGCCTACCTCATTGGATTCACTCGGGAAGTGCAGGATCGAGTCAATGAATTCCAGCTGGAAT ACCCCTTTGTGATCCAGGTCACAGCAGGCTGTGAGCTACATTCTGGGGAGGCCATAGAAAGCTCTTTGAGAGGAGCTTTAGGGGGATTGGACTTTGTGAGGATCCAAAATCATTCCTGTGTGCCTGCATCAGACAGTGGCACCAGGGGGCAGAAGTTTTGTGCACTCATGAATCAGTATCAAGGCATCTCTGATATCATCGAGAGGCTCCTCTCAGAAACCTGTCCTCGATATCTCCTGGGTGTCCTCGATGCAGGGAAGGCAGAACTGCAGAGGCAAG TGAAGCCGGaggcctggctgtccagtggcccCCCTCCCCGGCCTGGCCACCTGCGGCTGCTCTGCCACGTCTCAGGATTCTACCCAAAACCCGTGCGGGTGACGTGGATGAGGGGCgagcaggaggagcctggcactCAGCAAGAAGACGTCATACCCAACGCAGACTGGACTTGGTATCTCCGGGTAACCCTGGATGTGGCGGCTGCAGAGGCGGCTGGCCTGAGCTGCCGAGTGAAGCACAGCAGCCTGGGAGACCAGGACATCATCCTGTACTGGG GACACCCCACATCTGTTGGCTTGATACTTGTGGCAATAATAGTACCCTCCTTGATCCTTTTGATAATCCTTGCACTATGGTTTTGGAGACGCTG GTCATATCAGAATATCTTGTGA